TGTGTCTACGTGTCGACATGCACGAAGAGGATAACAATATCAAGCAAATAAGAACGAAGCATCATTCAAGATGTCGTAAAAGAGCGAACCACTTTGCCTGAATGGGCGTTCTTGACTTTGTTAAATCCAGTTGAAACGATCATTGCGCGTTGAATCATGGCTTGTAGTATCATACGGAGTATATATACTACTCATGAAGGATATACTTTTCTACATGACCTATCAACTACTTTTACCTTCATAACTTCTATCTCCggatttctttatttttaaggAAAAACAATGTGCTGTAATGTACATGTCAATTTCAAGAAAACATCATAGCAGATTATCACAACACATGAAGGAAGATCAAAAGAGTTACAGTTGCTGTCAGGGGCGGATTTAGGGCCCGGGCTGcctgggctgcagcccggggcgagcccATGTAGTTctttaacatatgtggtatttagcctaacaaaaggaGGTTTATGAGGCAAGATTAGACTATTTTGACTGTGATTCAGCAACTTAGCCCGGGGTGCAGCCATGttttggatccgcccctggttgCTGTATATTTCGCACATGGCTTTTGTTGTACAACTCCCTGCTACAACGATATTGTTTTCCTGTAGAATGACACTACGTTATTGTAACCAATAATGCATGGAGTCCCTAACTTTAGAATAAGGGGATAACTGAGAGCCCCCGGCAAGGACAAAATAAACCAATCTTTCTCTGATTTAATGCTTCCTTCGTAGAAATGCAGTGTTTGAGGTGTAATTTTGGCCACCATGATGTATTATAAAATGATCATAATATATAGTAAAGGTATATAGTTATTCAAATACTTTCAAGACGGATCTATcacatattatttttattataaaCTTATCAAAATTATATTAGACAAGTTTGACTTAGTTTGAAAATAGTGGAGAAAGTTTTATAGATATCAACGGCTAAGATTTTAAACGTTTGGTTGAGTTTGGTCAAAATATTAGGTATTCATTATTACTTTACTGGAGGTACTTATAAACATACCATCTATATAGGAATTCACCCAAAACTAGGCTAATTTCTATTTCTTTGTGAAACCATAAATTAAAAAACTAGGTAATTCATGTCACTAAGATCTTCCTCGTAGTACGGAAAGTGAATCTAAAAAATTTGAGGCCCACCATAAAAATGGTGTTGCCCTTTAAAGGTTGCAATATACATGGCAGACCCCACgataaataaaaaacaaaatggaaGAAGAGtcctcttcttttcttcctcgCACGCATAACCACATGAACTATCTTTCCTGGTTGTCTATAGGAGGCAGTTCAGATCCGTTGCCGATGAAGATCGTTACCATCCAACCTCGGTAAAAAATCAAACCCGCTTATTTGCTTGGAACTCTCTGCTCTGATTTCTCCTTCGATTAGATATCCATGTTCTTATCTCGTCAAATGGATCTAGGGTTGCATTCCTCTCCATACCTAACCTTCCTGATGCGCTGACTGTTGAGCAAGCCTCAAGGTTTCTGCGCTATTTCCTTACTATGATATCCGTCTCTGCTGCTATGTTGTGGCCTCACCATTAACCCCTCTGGAAAACCTCCTCGCACGCCACCTCCATACCGCTAGTAATGACTCCAACTGGCGACCTCCACTTTAGGTTCGACTTCTATCCAAACGCACCGTGGAATTGATAGTTGGTGCTGGCGTAGAAAAAATATGGTTTAATCCTTGACTTTATTGCCGGAAATTCCCACTCATGACAATTGAATCGATATACATCGGGCCAAACTTCTGAAATACCTATTGTTCCATCTGTTGACCCGCTCCGGCCTCCTTGCACCAAACCTAACCCACCTCGCCAGCGTCCaccgcctcgccctcgccgcagCCAACTCCTGGCTCCCACATCCGCCTACCTCATCCCATAACCTACCCTCACCAGAGCGCGTCACCTCGAATTCCCGCTTCTTTCCCAAtcctcgccgccctcctgcTATGCTCCCCACTCCCTGCTGCTGGAGCTAGAGTTGCAAATCCACCGGGACCTAGCGACCGGGTTTTCCTTGCGTGACCCTAGCGTTGGGAGCATGTTCCAacctttctctttttattttggaCCTAAGTTCCTTTATTTCTCTCTaggaaaagataaaataaattcCTTTTTGCTTgcggggaaaaaagaaaaaaagaaactctTTTGTTCAACAAGTGGCACGCCTCCTAGCTAAGCAATGCCGAAAACGTGATTTAATCCTTGACATTTATTACCGTAAATTCCCCACTCCTGGCCAAACTTCTGAAACACCTGTTCTTCCACCTGCTGACCCGCTCCGGCCTCCTcgcaccaaaccaaaccaaacccacctcgccggcgtccaccgcctcgccggcgccgcagccaCCTACCGGCTCCCACCCACGCCTACCTAATTCCATAACCTGCCCTCACCGGAGCGCGTCACCTCGAACTCCCCGCTTCTTTCCCTGTCCTCGCCGACTCGCCGTCCTCCTGCTCTGCTCTCCCCTCcctgctgctggagctggagctgcaGATCCACCGGGACCTGGGGACCGGTTCCTCCTTCCGCTGGTAAGCACACGCCCTCTCTTGCTCGGGAGGAATCTCCCTTGCTCCTACCAGAGTAGCTAGTCTGGTTGCTGGTTGCAACCAAATCCAAATCCGAATCTTTCTCCCCTCCCTTGCTCCAATGCCCCCATTCCGCAGTGATTTGCTTGCCGCGTGCTGGAGCTGTGCTTGTAATCAGTTCGTGTCCCAAGAATTTTAGGGGCTTGCTTCCTTCAATTCCGCCCATTTACGCCAATGGCTTCCTGTTTGTGTATGCAGAATTTGCGACCCTGGCCTCTGCCCCTGGCGGCGCAGAGGTCCTGTGGAGGGCTCCACTGCTCCATCAAACACAGCGGAGGCTGCAAGTCTCCGCCAAGGGAGACAAGTTGAGGTCTTGGAAGCCGGAGGCCGGTCCCGGGCCGCGATGGCGTCGAGCGCCGGCGAtggcgcgtcggcggcggcgaagaacgAGACCTACGTGCGAGCCGACAAGATCGACCTGGAGAGCCTGGACATCCAGCTGGAGAAGCAGCTGGCCAAGACCTGGGAGAAGCACAAGGGCAAGTCCACCCTGGGGCCCCGGGAGGACTGGGAGATCGACCTCGCCAAGCTCGAGATTCGGTACGTCATCGCGCAGGGCACCTACGGCACGGTGTATCGCGGAACGTATGATGGGCAGGATGTTGCAGGTACCCTGTTTTCTCTCATCGTTCATTCGTTCTTCGTTTCGGGTGTCTGCATGAGATGAGATTGTTCGGGCTTAGAATTCTTGTTTTTCAGTAGATAGTACAGTGGTTTACTTACCCGTGCAGGGTAGAAAATTGATACAAGCAGCAGGTTAAATGGGGCATATGTGTAACCATGTCGCATGATGCAATTCTTGATTCAGTTGGCACATGTACATGAATGCTAGGACTTAGAATTTTTCGTAACGGGATTTCCTAGTTCCATTAACAGGAACAGCTAGCTCTTATGTGATCTGAATATTCATTGTTCTGTTTTGTTCCTCTTCTATCTTTGGATACCTGTTCTAGCAAATAGTTGGTCACGCTCTGTTTCATTTTCCATGTGAATCAAGGAGCAATTCTTGCTCATGGAAAATAGAACTCTAATGTTTACACTACACATGTCAAATGTGTAATCATGTATGTATTGTAGCGCAAGTGATGTGCGATGGTTATGTGGTGCTGACTTTTCTCTTTGCATTGGTTTATGTGTGTGAAGTATTGCACCTTTGCGgatttagttttttcttttgctcaGAGATTCTGATCGTGAAATCCTAAGACCTAAATACTAGTGGGTGAAGGGTAATAGCCATTGTAACTTCATTTCTTCAGGTGTCTGCTTTGTGTTTTGGGTGCATCTGTGACCTCTGGTGTCATGAGCTTATTCAGGTGTCCTGTTCCTGAGCTCTCTTGCTACACAGGACCGAGATGCTGTACATCTTTCACCATACCCTTTTTTGCCTTGTAGACAAATAGACAGCTTACCTCAAACGGCGTATTATCAAATGGATGAAATTATCTGGATATTATGAAATTTTTGTATTACTGTTGAGTTAGAATGTCAGATACTTTAACAAATGTCAGATACTTTGACAAATTACCAATTGCACATGCATTACACTGTCCTGATCTTCTCATGTGCTTTAAGTTCATTCTGTTTTTCTCATGATGTGTACAGTAAAACTGTTGGATTGGGGTGAAGATGGCTTTGCAACGGAAACTGAAACTGCTACACTGCGAGCATCGTTTAAGCAGGAGGTTGCTGTCTGGCATGAGCTCAGTCATCCAAATGTTACAAAGGTGAATATTTCTGCTTAGTTTGTTTTAGCAGTATGTGGCACACTGTGCTGTCTGTGCTCTTGAGTAGTAGCTTTCTTCTTGTCATCCACTTACATGGTTTGTTTACTCTTTACTTTCTTTCTTGCAGTTCATTGGTGCATCGATGGGTACTACAGACCTTAAGATTCCAGCCAATAGTTCTCACACTGAGCTGCCGCCAAGAGCATGTTGTGTTGTGGTAGAATATCTTGCTGGTGGAACACTAAAACAATATCTAATAAAGAACAGGCGACGGAAGCTTGCATACAAGGTTGTGGTTCAGATAGCATTGGATCTGGCCAGAGGGTAAGCAAGCTATATATAAAACCCCCCCTTCATTCAGAAGTTGGGTAAAGTTGCTGTCATACATTTTCTTATATTAAATCTTATGATGGCCacttgttttgtttgttttgcagattgAGCTATCTACACGCAAGAAAGATAGTTCATCGGGATGTTAAAACTGAAAATATGCTACTTGATACGCAACGGAACCTTAAAATCGCTGATTTTGGTGTTGCTCGTGTTGAGGCTCAGAATCCAAAGGATATGACAGGCGCGACAGGCACACTTGGCTACATGGCCCCAGAGGTATACTATACTGTATAAGATTTGTATGAAAACAGATGCTCTTCTTTGTATTTCCTGTCTTTATCAGGCTAAGTATTTTACTCTGTAGGAGTTTTAGCTAGTTATTTCTGTTCTAAGTAATTATTTGTTCCTTTGCCATTCGTGTCTGCAGGTCCTTGAAGGCAAGCCATACAATAGGAAGTGTGACGTCTACAGTTTTGGCATATGCTTATGGGAAATATACTGCTGTGACATGCCTTATCCAGACCTCAGTTTTGCAGATGTCTCATCTGCTGTTGTTCATCAGGTTCGTTTTCAGCTGCTGGCTTCACTGTCAGATGGCTATCTTACCATCCACGTATTGAACATATATAATATATTGGGAAGAATGAATGATTAATGGTTTGTCTGCACAGAATCTGCGCCCGGACATCCCCCGCTGCTGCCCAAGCGCGATGGCGAACATCATGCGCAAGTGCTGGGACGCGAACCC
This sequence is a window from Setaria italica strain Yugu1 chromosome III, Setaria_italica_v2.0, whole genome shotgun sequence. Protein-coding genes within it:
- the LOC101773771 gene encoding serine/threonine-protein kinase HT1, producing the protein MASSAGDGASAAAKNETYVRADKIDLESLDIQLEKQLAKTWEKHKGKSTLGPREDWEIDLAKLEIRYVIAQGTYGTVYRGTYDGQDVAVKLLDWGEDGFATETETATLRASFKQEVAVWHELSHPNVTKFIGASMGTTDLKIPANSSHTELPPRACCVVVEYLAGGTLKQYLIKNRRRKLAYKVVVQIALDLARGLSYLHARKIVHRDVKTENMLLDTQRNLKIADFGVARVEAQNPKDMTGATGTLGYMAPEVLEGKPYNRKCDVYSFGICLWEIYCCDMPYPDLSFADVSSAVVHQNLRPDIPRCCPSAMANIMRKCWDANPDKRPDMDEVVRLMEALDTSKGGGMIPEGQAGGCLCFFRARGP